One genomic segment of Synechocystis sp. LKSZ1 includes these proteins:
- a CDS encoding Calvin cycle protein CP12 gives MSNIQEKIEQELANARQVCGTDGATSAECAAAWDAVEELQAEASHQQQSHPEQTSFEKYCADNPDAAECRLYDD, from the coding sequence ATGAGCAATATCCAAGAAAAAATTGAGCAAGAGCTAGCCAATGCTAGACAAGTCTGTGGAACCGATGGTGCCACCAGTGCAGAATGTGCAGCGGCTTGGGATGCCGTTGAAGAGTTGCAAGCAGAAGCCTCACACCAACAACAGAGCCATCCTGAACAGACCTCCTTTGAAAAGTATTGCGCGGATAATCCCGATGCCGCTGAATGTCGTCTTTACGATGACTAA
- the rplS gene encoding 50S ribosomal protein L19 — protein sequence MNAQAIINSIEAEFLKTDLPTIHVGDTVKVGVKIVEGGKERIQPYEGTVIAMRNGGINETITVRRVFQGVGVERVFLLHSPRIANIKILRRGKVRRAKLYYLRDRVGKATRIQQRFDRAL from the coding sequence ATGAACGCCCAAGCAATCATTAACTCCATTGAAGCAGAGTTCTTGAAAACAGACCTGCCCACCATTCACGTCGGCGATACCGTTAAAGTCGGTGTCAAAATCGTGGAAGGTGGAAAAGAGCGAATCCAGCCCTACGAAGGCACCGTTATTGCCATGCGTAACGGCGGCATCAACGAAACCATTACTGTTAGACGAGTTTTTCAAGGCGTCGGCGTTGAGCGGGTCTTCTTGCTCCACTCTCCCCGCATTGCCAACATCAAAATTCTACGTCGGGGTAAGGTACGTCGGGCTAAGCTTTACTATCTTCGTGACCGGGTTGGTAAAGCGACTCGCATTCAACAGCGTTTCGACCGTGCTCTCTAG
- the glmM gene encoding phosphoglucosamine mutase encodes MVASVRLSQDERSLASEFRALGPTGLALPKSPLFGTDGIRGKAGELLTAPFVLNLGFWAAQVFKARCAQTGPVIIGQDSRNSSDMLAMAITAGLTAAGLEVWQLGLCPTPCVAYLTRTTPAIGGIMISASHNPPEDNGIKFFNQEGLKLNKSDTQEIEALLRGEKRVNTTAAQWGKHQHNPQLTQAYQQFLLESLPQPLDFRGLKIVLDLAWGASVQVGPAVFKALGGEVICLHDQADGDQINVNCGSTHLERLRQAVCDYEADLGFAFDGDADRVMAVDAQGKTVDGDYILYLWGKTLKARQALPNDLIVGTVMANLAFERAWEKLGGKLLRTAVGDQHVQAQMWDTGAMLGGEQSGHILCHHHSVSGDGVQAALHLTALVKQSGLSLTELLAESFQPYPQILRNVRVEHRERRLQWHTNATIQGAIARAEQAMGQEGRILVRASGTEPVIRVMVEAACPQMAAHWTEQLLTVVQANLA; translated from the coding sequence ATGGTTGCCTCGGTGCGGTTGAGTCAAGATGAACGTTCTCTAGCGTCTGAATTCAGGGCCTTGGGCCCGACGGGGTTGGCGTTACCGAAATCGCCTTTGTTCGGAACGGATGGCATTCGGGGTAAGGCTGGTGAATTATTAACGGCTCCCTTTGTGCTCAATCTCGGTTTTTGGGCCGCTCAGGTTTTCAAAGCCCGCTGTGCTCAGACAGGGCCGGTCATTATTGGCCAAGACTCTCGCAATTCCAGCGACATGCTCGCCATGGCCATCACCGCAGGCTTAACGGCGGCAGGGCTAGAAGTTTGGCAATTGGGCCTCTGTCCCACACCCTGTGTGGCCTATTTGACCCGAACCACCCCGGCTATCGGTGGCATCATGATTTCAGCAAGCCATAATCCCCCAGAGGACAATGGCATTAAATTTTTCAATCAAGAGGGCCTGAAGCTCAATAAAAGTGACACCCAGGAAATTGAGGCCCTACTGCGGGGGGAAAAACGGGTCAATACCACGGCGGCCCAGTGGGGGAAACATCAGCACAATCCCCAGCTAACCCAAGCGTATCAGCAATTTTTACTAGAAAGTTTACCCCAGCCGTTGGATTTCCGAGGACTAAAAATTGTCCTGGATTTAGCCTGGGGCGCTTCGGTTCAGGTCGGCCCTGCGGTCTTTAAGGCCCTGGGGGGCGAGGTTATTTGTCTCCATGACCAGGCCGATGGCGATCAAATTAATGTAAACTGTGGTTCCACGCACCTAGAGCGTTTACGTCAGGCCGTCTGTGATTATGAGGCTGACCTGGGTTTTGCCTTTGATGGCGATGCGGATCGGGTGATGGCCGTCGATGCCCAGGGGAAAACCGTCGATGGCGACTACATCCTTTACCTTTGGGGCAAAACCCTTAAAGCCCGCCAGGCCCTGCCCAATGATTTAATTGTGGGAACGGTGATGGCTAACCTGGCCTTTGAACGAGCCTGGGAAAAACTTGGCGGTAAATTGCTTCGCACTGCCGTCGGCGATCAGCACGTCCAGGCCCAGATGTGGGACACCGGGGCCATGCTGGGGGGAGAACAATCCGGCCATATTCTCTGCCATCACCACAGTGTTTCCGGCGATGGCGTCCAGGCGGCCCTGCACCTAACGGCCCTAGTCAAACAATCGGGCCTCTCCCTAACAGAATTATTAGCAGAAAGCTTCCAGCCTTATCCCCAAATTCTGCGCAATGTCCGGGTCGAGCATCGGGAACGTCGCCTGCAATGGCATACGAATGCCACGATTCAAGGAGCCATTGCCCGTGCAGAACAGGCCATGGGCCAAGAGGGCCGCATCCTCGTCCGGGCCTCCGGGACAGAACCAGTGATTCGCGTCATGGTGGAAGCCGCTTGTCCCCAAATGGCAGCCCATTGGACTGAGCAATTACTAACGGTGGTGCAGGCGAATTTAGCCTAA
- the trpS gene encoding tryptophan--tRNA ligase: MAKQRILSGVQPTGNLHLGNYLGAICNWVAHQQDYDNFFCVVDLHAITVPHNPQSLAQDTETIAALYLACGIDLAYATIFVQSHVAAHSELAWLLNCVTPLNWLERMIQFKEKAIKQGENVSVGLLDYPVLMAADILLYDADKVPVGEDQKQHLELTRDIVIRINDKFGQPDRPVLKLPDPLIRKEGARVMSLTDGTKKMSKSDESELSRINLLDPPEVIQKKIKKCKTDPIKGLWFDDPERPECHNLLTLYTLLSGQTKEAVAQECQTMGWGQFKPLLTEATIAALAPIQNKYQHLMADKTYLETVLRQGNQKAAGVANQTLERVRAALGYLPKL, translated from the coding sequence ATGGCTAAGCAACGCATCCTATCGGGGGTTCAGCCCACCGGTAATCTCCACCTCGGCAACTACCTGGGGGCAATTTGTAATTGGGTCGCCCATCAGCAAGACTACGATAACTTTTTTTGTGTGGTGGATCTCCATGCCATTACCGTGCCCCACAATCCCCAGAGTCTGGCCCAGGATACGGAAACCATTGCTGCTCTTTACTTGGCCTGTGGCATTGACCTAGCCTACGCCACTATTTTTGTTCAATCCCATGTTGCGGCCCATAGCGAATTAGCCTGGCTCCTCAACTGCGTTACCCCCCTCAATTGGCTCGAACGCATGATCCAGTTTAAAGAAAAAGCGATTAAACAGGGGGAAAATGTCAGCGTGGGCCTGTTAGATTACCCGGTTTTAATGGCAGCGGATATTTTGCTCTACGATGCCGATAAAGTGCCGGTGGGAGAAGACCAGAAACAACACCTGGAATTAACCCGAGATATTGTGATTCGGATTAACGACAAATTTGGGCAGCCGGATCGTCCTGTGCTTAAACTGCCTGACCCATTAATTCGCAAGGAAGGGGCCCGAGTGATGAGTCTCACGGATGGGACAAAGAAAATGTCTAAATCCGATGAATCAGAACTTAGTCGGATCAACCTACTCGATCCACCCGAGGTAATCCAGAAAAAAATCAAAAAGTGCAAAACCGATCCCATCAAGGGCCTGTGGTTTGATGATCCCGAACGGCCGGAATGTCATAATTTACTGACGCTGTATACCTTGCTGTCGGGCCAAACCAAAGAAGCCGTGGCCCAGGAGTGCCAGACCATGGGCTGGGGCCAATTCAAACCCTTGCTCACAGAAGCTACTATTGCAGCCCTGGCCCCGATTCAGAATAAATACCAGCACCTGATGGCCGATAAGACCTATTTAGAAACTGTTCTGCGGCAGGGTAACCAGAAGGCCGCTGGGGTAGCCAACCAAACCCTGGAGCGAGTCCGCGCCGCCTTAGGCTATCTCCCCAAACTCTAA
- a CDS encoding polysaccharide deacetylase family protein: MSSRLRLAILFGLGGSLISLGSALGLWLFSSSRLESSQPQGKVSLSLAQSYQQALDNGLEKLKQYCQPVVKTPETPQGQPEATPSATLNPNCPNWTLIQPEAKSTLAPQAQASPMALLAWFKRSEPTPSPTPTPQALAPDPTDPAPFPQLHRQARLAKVPIFMYHDILPRKQVFFDVTPQELEAHFQYLKNIGATPISPDALLAHLRLGVPLPKQPVLLSFDDGYGGHYDYVYPLLKKYGYPAVFSVYIDKMKGKTARSSLTWEQLKILAADPLVTIASHTVSHKDLRPLSDDQLFQEVVQSKRILEQQLGIPIKYFTYPEGKMDARVKQWVLAAGYQLAFSMNDNDEHYAGESPDLLTLGRFGQSRLREIAPTAWGGYPAPIATNQFNFSSAIEKRNYTVDGIGILLISGGQPRSIHADSRYQVPEIIKDTPAVAAVDGGFFSLKYLDSNTMIGPILSEQQGFIPGYNGEIGKLKNRPLVLISPQGVAFVPFQAEAHNTLLGIQQAAPALGGTVTDAFVGAAWLVRDNQPQADRSFGDLFDFNAARHRAFWGLNQAGQPVIGVTQDPVGSVRLGQILYKLGFRDAVMLDSGASTSLAYQGESLVAYTPRPVPHVVALFPPQSPANVLAQTEKTK, from the coding sequence ATGTCTTCCCGGCTGCGGTTAGCAATCCTATTTGGTTTAGGGGGTAGCCTGATCTCCCTAGGGTCGGCCCTCGGCCTGTGGCTCTTTTCTTCCAGTCGTTTAGAGTCCTCTCAGCCCCAAGGCAAAGTCAGTCTTTCCCTAGCTCAGTCCTATCAACAGGCCTTGGACAATGGCCTAGAAAAACTCAAGCAATATTGCCAACCCGTTGTTAAAACACCAGAAACGCCCCAGGGCCAGCCAGAAGCAACACCCTCGGCGACCCTTAATCCCAATTGCCCCAACTGGACGCTCATTCAACCCGAAGCAAAATCAACACTAGCCCCCCAGGCCCAGGCGTCTCCCATGGCGCTTTTAGCCTGGTTTAAACGCTCTGAGCCAACGCCGTCTCCAACCCCAACCCCCCAAGCCCTGGCCCCAGACCCAACCGACCCGGCTCCCTTTCCCCAGCTTCATCGCCAGGCCCGCTTGGCCAAGGTTCCCATTTTTATGTATCACGACATCCTGCCTCGCAAGCAGGTCTTTTTTGATGTCACGCCCCAGGAATTAGAGGCCCATTTTCAATACCTCAAAAACATTGGGGCGACCCCCATTAGTCCCGATGCACTTTTGGCTCATTTGCGATTGGGGGTTCCCCTTCCTAAACAGCCGGTTTTATTGAGTTTCGACGACGGCTACGGTGGCCATTACGACTACGTTTATCCTCTCCTCAAAAAGTATGGTTACCCTGCAGTTTTTTCCGTTTATATCGACAAAATGAAGGGTAAAACCGCTCGCTCCAGCCTGACCTGGGAGCAGTTAAAAATCCTGGCGGCTGACCCCCTTGTGACCATTGCCTCCCATACTGTCAGCCATAAAGACCTGCGGCCATTATCCGACGACCAACTCTTCCAAGAAGTGGTGCAGTCCAAGCGAATCCTAGAGCAACAGTTAGGCATTCCGATTAAATACTTTACCTATCCCGAGGGGAAAATGGATGCCCGCGTTAAGCAATGGGTCTTAGCTGCTGGTTACCAACTGGCCTTTTCGATGAATGATAACGATGAACATTACGCTGGAGAATCGCCGGATCTTTTGACCCTCGGCCGTTTTGGCCAATCCCGTCTGCGAGAGATTGCCCCGACAGCCTGGGGCGGCTATCCAGCACCGATAGCGACGAACCAATTTAACTTCAGCTCAGCCATCGAAAAACGGAACTATACCGTGGATGGCATTGGAATCCTTTTGATCAGTGGCGGTCAGCCCCGCTCGATCCATGCTGATAGTCGCTACCAAGTGCCGGAGATTATCAAAGACACCCCAGCCGTAGCGGCCGTAGATGGGGGTTTTTTCTCCCTTAAATATCTCGACTCGAACACCATGATTGGCCCCATTCTGAGTGAACAACAGGGCTTTATTCCAGGCTATAACGGGGAAATTGGCAAGCTTAAAAATCGGCCCTTAGTTTTGATCAGTCCCCAAGGTGTCGCCTTTGTCCCCTTTCAGGCAGAAGCCCACAATACCCTGCTCGGTATTCAACAGGCCGCGCCGGCCCTGGGGGGAACCGTCACCGATGCCTTTGTGGGGGCCGCTTGGCTGGTACGGGATAATCAACCTCAAGCGGATCGGAGCTTTGGCGATCTGTTTGATTTTAATGCCGCTCGTCACCGGGCCTTTTGGGGCCTCAACCAAGCGGGCCAGCCCGTAATTGGTGTAACCCAAGATCCCGTAGGCTCGGTTCGCCTGGGCCAGATTCTTTACAAACTGGGCTTTCGAGATGCCGTGATGTTGGACTCCGGGGCCAGTACCTCCCTGGCCTACCAGGGAGAATCCCTAGTGGCCTATACACCGCGCCCTGTTCCCCATGTGGTGGCCCTTTTTCCGCCCCAATCCCCGGCTAATGTTCTAGCCCAAACTGAGAAAACAAAATGA
- a CDS encoding DUF3177 family protein — protein MENLWFQPLVWLDYRLAFIFTVIIPLVLLVWSLVKQSEAIHRLLLIYWRVASLLMISLYLFIPGWTAGYVTSFLARLLIPISLWFWVDLNDEIKDLPASGLKLLTTSWRWAITIYCSFGVIAFIPFLSCTFSTETMASEFCQVWLPPAWRYKELFHANATPGFLGFLGIVGLIIYSLYFLYFLIIRLARQGRSALEQ, from the coding sequence ATGGAAAATCTTTGGTTCCAGCCGTTAGTCTGGCTTGATTACCGTCTGGCGTTTATTTTTACGGTAATTATTCCTTTAGTCCTATTGGTCTGGTCGCTGGTTAAACAGTCGGAAGCAATCCATCGCCTCCTACTAATCTATTGGCGCGTGGCCAGTTTGTTGATGATTTCTCTCTATCTCTTCATTCCAGGGTGGACTGCTGGCTATGTGACCAGCTTTCTAGCTCGTTTACTAATCCCGATTTCCCTATGGTTTTGGGTTGATCTCAACGATGAGATTAAGGATCTACCGGCTTCTGGCCTGAAATTGCTCACAACTTCCTGGCGCTGGGCAATTACGATTTACTGCAGCTTTGGAGTGATTGCCTTTATTCCCTTCCTGTCCTGTACCTTTAGCACCGAAACCATGGCCTCTGAGTTTTGTCAGGTCTGGTTACCCCCAGCCTGGCGCTACAAGGAACTATTCCACGCTAATGCTACGCCGGGATTTTTGGGCTTTTTGGGAATAGTCGGTCTGATTATTTATAGTCTCTACTTCCTCTATTTCCTAATTATTCGTTTGGCCCGTCAGGGACGTTCGGCCCTAGAGCAATAG
- a CDS encoding methylenetetrahydrofolate reductase, translating to MPTRLQQAAQNQDFLITAEVTPPKGGDPQRMLSVAQTLRGRVHAINVTDGSRAVLRMSSLAACLILQNQGLETVCQMTCRDRNLIALQADLMGAQALGLHNILALTGDPIKAGDHPQARAVYNLESVRLLQLIQSLNQGVDANQAPLTDGALTLFAGAAVDPQSKSWSGLQRRFEQKLQAGAQFFQSQLITDFERLDKFMTQVVGGSHKPILAGIFLLKSAKNAHFINRNVPGVEIPEHLIQRLAKAADPLQEGVQIAAEQVQLARQLCQGVHLMAVKREDLIPQILDLAGIAPLDFPSDLGEGLP from the coding sequence ATGCCCACTCGACTCCAGCAAGCTGCCCAGAACCAAGATTTTCTGATTACGGCGGAGGTTACGCCTCCCAAGGGAGGAGACCCCCAACGTATGCTCTCTGTGGCCCAGACCCTCCGGGGTCGAGTCCATGCTATTAATGTCACCGATGGCAGTCGGGCCGTTCTCAGAATGTCGTCCCTAGCCGCCTGTTTAATTCTGCAAAATCAGGGCCTAGAAACTGTTTGCCAAATGACCTGCCGGGATCGTAACCTCATTGCGCTCCAGGCCGATCTGATGGGGGCCCAAGCCCTTGGTCTCCACAATATCTTGGCCCTGACGGGCGACCCGATTAAAGCAGGCGATCATCCCCAGGCCAGGGCCGTTTATAATCTTGAATCCGTCCGGCTCCTGCAGCTGATTCAATCCCTCAACCAAGGTGTTGATGCCAACCAGGCCCCTCTAACGGACGGGGCCTTAACCCTATTTGCTGGGGCCGCCGTTGACCCCCAATCCAAAAGCTGGTCTGGCCTGCAGCGACGCTTTGAGCAAAAACTCCAAGCCGGGGCCCAGTTCTTCCAAAGCCAGTTGATTACGGATTTTGAGCGTCTAGATAAATTTATGACCCAGGTAGTCGGTGGCAGTCATAAACCGATTTTGGCGGGGATTTTTCTGCTGAAATCAGCCAAAAACGCTCATTTTATCAACCGAAATGTACCTGGGGTCGAGATTCCCGAACACTTGATTCAACGCTTGGCCAAGGCCGCTGACCCGCTCCAGGAAGGGGTTCAGATCGCGGCAGAACAGGTACAACTGGCCCGGCAACTCTGCCAAGGGGTTCATTTGATGGCGGTGAAACGGGAAGATTTAATTCCGCAAATCCTCGATTTGGCGGGCATCGCCCCCCTGGATTTTCCGTCAGATCTCGGCGAGGGCCTTCCCTAA
- the trpD gene encoding anthranilate phosphoribosyltransferase codes for MTLPHWPTFLQQLLDRQSLSQTQATQLMQGWLEDDISPVLSGAILAALQAKGVSAAELAGMAQVLQSQSLSSSASRPGEALVDTCGTGGDGASTFNISTAVAFVAAAAGVKVAKHGNRSASSKVGSADVLEALGINLQADPQKVREAVEAVGITFLFAPGWHPALKSVANLRKTLQVRTVFNLLGPLVNPLRPTGQVIGVYRSDFLTVMAEALQKLGIQRALIVHGREGLDEAGLGDVTDLAGFNGTVLETFNLNPQDLGLTLAPLSALKGGEVADNVEILTQVLQGRGNQAQQDVVALNASLVFQVANRVPWGAHPQGITLAKDLLSAGEPWRILEDLVKFLA; via the coding sequence GTGACGCTTCCCCACTGGCCCACCTTTCTACAGCAACTTCTCGACCGCCAATCCCTCAGTCAGACCCAAGCCACTCAACTTATGCAGGGCTGGTTAGAGGATGATATTTCCCCCGTTCTATCGGGGGCCATCCTAGCAGCTCTCCAGGCCAAGGGGGTTTCAGCGGCTGAACTAGCGGGAATGGCCCAGGTGCTCCAGAGTCAATCCCTCAGCTCTTCGGCCAGCCGGCCAGGAGAGGCGCTGGTAGATACCTGCGGGACGGGGGGAGACGGCGCTTCCACCTTTAATATTTCGACGGCCGTGGCCTTTGTGGCGGCGGCGGCGGGGGTAAAGGTGGCCAAACATGGCAATCGTTCCGCCTCTAGTAAAGTGGGGTCAGCAGATGTTTTGGAGGCCCTGGGGATTAATCTTCAGGCCGACCCCCAGAAGGTACGGGAGGCAGTGGAAGCGGTAGGCATTACTTTTCTTTTTGCTCCTGGTTGGCACCCTGCTCTGAAAAGTGTGGCCAATTTACGCAAAACCCTCCAGGTTCGCACGGTTTTTAACCTGCTAGGGCCGCTGGTCAATCCCCTCCGGCCCACGGGACAAGTGATTGGGGTCTATCGCTCAGACTTTTTGACTGTGATGGCAGAGGCCCTCCAAAAACTAGGCATACAAAGGGCGTTAATTGTTCACGGCCGGGAAGGCTTGGACGAAGCCGGTTTAGGAGATGTGACGGATCTAGCCGGGTTCAATGGTACGGTCTTAGAAACCTTTAATCTAAATCCCCAAGACCTAGGGTTAACGCTGGCTCCCCTCAGTGCCCTCAAGGGGGGAGAGGTGGCCGACAATGTAGAAATTTTGACCCAAGTACTCCAGGGCCGAGGTAACCAAGCTCAACAAGATGTGGTGGCCCTCAATGCTTCCCTCGTTTTTCAGGTCGCTAATCGGGTTCCCTGGGGCGCGCACCCGCAAGGCATTACTCTGGCCAAGGACTTGCTATCAGCGGGAGAACCCTGGCGTATCCTAGAAGACCTGGTGAAGTTCCTGGCGTAG
- a CDS encoding DUF6311 domain-containing protein produces the protein MFAIYLLRGNLNLYNIDWLFSKGDPASHFIGWLYYSQDSWRWPITFTQNLSYPTGNTIAYSDSVPLLAIFFKVLAHFPIFSPPIQYFGILITLNLILQFFLGAELILLFKVRSWAIILLSGLLFMLSPILVWRLQGHFALSSHWPILAALWSFFKLRLVGKIQTFSVVRPVYLLQILLLILVAGIHPYIAVMVLAIVLGSYLQGWLDHNINLGLAIFGALTMLSIMLGAWYFWGYFYIPGGGTSGGYDVHSMNLLSPLTKNADRSFYFLAARPSQWEGYGYLGLGLIALFLANLLRACLGLFKGASFYPPLVTFLKRHGVLLVICLGFTVYAISNRVTWGHSILFEYPLLPGIREFASRFRASGRFFWPTYYVLMFSLIIASLKLWHQRQVVVLLLVTVLIQWLDLGPVYSFSTQWMYPGYHQNTHAFISKDWQALKQNHQNLFIVPSYQCGNPPVSFPVLESIAALLQLKTNSAYLARYSDQSLKWHCETLPQAVAQGKLEKNTAYVLDKSLFAIANQINQTPGHSHRCTLLDGLILCQQYPHGSETLRQKFWINDPILFTTKAPNSAQYLLEHWSAPEEWGTWTEGKTARLQLPLHSIQPVLKSIKPTSHNTQDFYLEVVADPFVNENHFRLVVDVLANQQPIAKWQYFFMDRRNSVQRLRIPRKLVASGQPLTLTFQIHEPASPARLGMGDDQRLLGLQVKGIQAYGTEALPVSSD, from the coding sequence TTGTTTGCTATCTACTTATTGAGAGGGAATTTAAATCTCTACAATATCGATTGGCTTTTCAGTAAGGGAGACCCAGCTAGTCATTTTATTGGCTGGCTTTATTACAGTCAAGATAGCTGGCGTTGGCCCATTACTTTTACTCAAAATTTAAGTTACCCAACCGGCAATACCATCGCCTATTCTGATTCCGTTCCCCTTTTAGCCATTTTTTTTAAAGTTTTAGCCCATTTTCCTATTTTTTCTCCTCCAATCCAATATTTTGGCATTCTTATCACTCTGAACTTAATTTTGCAGTTTTTCTTGGGGGCAGAGTTGATCCTTCTATTTAAAGTCCGTAGCTGGGCAATTATTTTATTATCTGGCTTGTTATTTATGTTGTCTCCTATCCTAGTCTGGAGACTTCAAGGTCATTTTGCCCTCAGCAGTCATTGGCCGATTCTCGCGGCCCTCTGGAGTTTTTTTAAGCTACGTCTTGTTGGTAAAATCCAGACATTTTCTGTTGTTCGACCGGTCTACCTTCTACAGATTTTACTTTTGATCCTGGTAGCTGGTATCCATCCCTATATCGCTGTGATGGTACTTGCTATTGTTCTCGGTAGCTATCTCCAAGGTTGGTTAGACCACAATATCAACCTGGGTTTAGCTATTTTTGGAGCCCTGACAATGCTAAGCATTATGCTCGGAGCTTGGTATTTTTGGGGCTATTTTTACATTCCTGGCGGTGGTACCAGCGGCGGTTATGATGTTCATTCCATGAATTTATTAAGTCCCTTAACCAAAAATGCAGACCGATCATTTTACTTTCTGGCCGCCAGGCCTAGTCAGTGGGAAGGCTATGGTTACCTCGGCCTGGGTCTTATCGCTCTATTCCTGGCCAATTTATTGAGAGCTTGTCTTGGTCTTTTCAAGGGAGCTTCTTTTTATCCCCCTTTGGTCACTTTTCTAAAGCGCCACGGAGTATTGTTGGTTATTTGTCTGGGATTTACGGTTTACGCTATTAGTAATCGGGTAACTTGGGGCCATTCTATCCTTTTTGAATATCCTCTATTGCCAGGTATTCGCGAGTTTGCTTCTCGGTTTAGGGCCAGCGGTCGCTTTTTTTGGCCAACTTACTACGTCCTAATGTTTAGCCTGATCATAGCCAGTTTAAAGCTTTGGCATCAGCGCCAGGTCGTTGTTCTACTCCTGGTTACCGTGCTAATTCAGTGGCTTGATTTAGGGCCAGTTTACAGCTTCAGTACCCAGTGGATGTATCCAGGTTACCATCAAAATACTCACGCTTTTATATCTAAGGATTGGCAGGCTTTAAAACAAAATCACCAAAATTTGTTTATTGTACCCAGCTACCAATGTGGCAATCCGCCGGTTTCTTTTCCAGTACTGGAAAGTATTGCGGCTCTGCTGCAATTGAAAACCAATAGTGCCTACTTGGCCCGATATTCTGATCAATCCCTTAAGTGGCATTGTGAGACTCTTCCTCAGGCCGTTGCCCAAGGCAAATTAGAGAAAAATACAGCTTATGTCCTCGATAAGTCTCTGTTCGCCATTGCTAATCAAATTAATCAGACTCCTGGTCATTCTCATCGCTGTACATTGCTGGATGGACTCATTCTTTGTCAGCAATATCCCCACGGTTCCGAGACCCTCCGACAAAAATTTTGGATAAATGATCCCATTCTATTCACTACAAAGGCCCCCAATTCCGCGCAGTATTTATTAGAGCATTGGTCTGCACCAGAGGAATGGGGAACCTGGACAGAGGGAAAGACAGCTCGTTTACAGTTGCCACTTCATTCCATTCAACCGGTTTTAAAAAGTATTAAACCCACCTCACATAACACTCAAGACTTTTACCTAGAAGTAGTGGCAGATCCCTTTGTCAACGAGAATCATTTCCGTCTTGTCGTCGATGTTTTGGCCAATCAGCAACCCATCGCTAAATGGCAATACTTTTTTATGGATCGACGGAATTCAGTGCAACGACTCCGCATTCCTAGAAAATTAGTTGCTTCCGGTCAGCCTTTAACCCTTACCTTTCAGATCCATGAACCCGCGTCGCCGGCCCGGCTAGGCATGGGTGATGACCAGCGACTATTAGGCCTGCAAGTGAAGGGTATTCAGGCCTATGGCACAGAAGCCCTGCCGGTTTCGTCAGACTAA
- the nblB gene encoding phycobilisome degradation protein NblB encodes MAIPLSDLQALLESENFSEQIRGLNQLRTLDSITAFPLLKPLINHANARIRYAAVSQLDPVGQANLAEALVLLRDRLFNDPEIDVQSAAADVIGGLKLTEAYPDLQQAYEQTSEWLLQMSIVATLGEMGDARGFDLLQVALRSDNSLIRTAAISALGELGQPEALPLLTPLVTDEDWQVRYRLALALGQLGGAEARPVLEQLAQDATEQVASTAQQALSQLG; translated from the coding sequence ATGGCAATACCCCTTAGTGACCTCCAGGCTTTGTTAGAATCTGAGAATTTTAGTGAACAAATCCGCGGTCTTAATCAGCTTCGTACCCTAGACTCGATCACGGCCTTTCCCCTACTTAAGCCGTTAATTAATCATGCCAATGCTCGTATTCGCTATGCGGCCGTAAGCCAATTAGATCCCGTTGGCCAGGCCAATTTAGCAGAGGCCCTGGTGCTCCTGCGCGACCGGTTGTTTAATGACCCAGAAATTGATGTACAGTCCGCCGCCGCAGATGTGATTGGTGGTCTTAAACTGACAGAGGCCTATCCTGACCTTCAGCAGGCCTACGAACAGACCTCCGAGTGGCTTTTGCAGATGAGTATTGTGGCTACCTTGGGGGAAATGGGGGATGCGAGGGGTTTTGATCTGCTCCAGGTGGCCCTGCGTTCCGACAATAGCTTGATCCGCACCGCCGCTATTAGTGCCCTCGGCGAGTTAGGACAACCCGAGGCCCTGCCCCTACTCACGCCCTTGGTGACGGATGAAGATTGGCAAGTGCGTTACCGTTTGGCCCTGGCTCTGGGACAGTTAGGAGGAGCCGAAGCCCGGCCTGTCTTGGAACAACTGGCCCAGGATGCGACGGAACAGGTAGCCAGCACGGCCCAGCAGGCCCTGAGTCAGTTAGGCTAA
- the secE gene encoding preprotein translocase subunit SecE, with protein sequence MAKQEATKPDSLEANLARADNARRNFVTETKEELAKVVWPSRQQLISESVAVILMVTLVATTIYLVDNFFGWVTRQPFLFG encoded by the coding sequence GTGGCCAAACAAGAAGCAACCAAACCAGATAGCTTAGAAGCAAACCTTGCCAGAGCAGATAATGCTCGTCGTAACTTTGTCACTGAGACAAAGGAAGAATTGGCGAAGGTTGTATGGCCCTCTCGTCAACAGCTCATTAGTGAATCTGTCGCGGTGATTCTAATGGTAACCCTCGTCGCAACGACTATCTACCTGGTAGATAACTTTTTTGGCTGGGTAACCCGACAACCATTTCTGTTTGGTTGA